The following coding sequences lie in one Flavobacteriales bacterium genomic window:
- a CDS encoding FMN-binding protein: MKKIVLVIVVGICCLSADLPSSAIKKMDKAIQALWENQVVTKEEIDISKQQFQNTHLKLSKLMVSNKLVGYLMISRAKSRVDFFDYMVVYKPDLSILSISVLAYREDYGGEIASKRWLKQFDGKNNPDNMRFGDDIQSISGATLSARSLTQDVQEITKNIQFLKTKGII; this comes from the coding sequence ATGAAAAAAATAGTATTAGTAATTGTGGTTGGTATATGTTGTTTGAGTGCTGATTTACCATCTAGTGCAATTAAAAAAATGGATAAAGCCATTCAGGCATTGTGGGAGAATCAGGTAGTTACAAAGGAGGAAATAGATATTTCTAAACAACAGTTTCAGAATACACATTTAAAGCTGAGTAAACTTATGGTCAGTAATAAATTGGTAGGCTATTTAATGATTTCGAGAGCTAAAAGCAGAGTCGATTTTTTTGATTACATGGTGGTTTATAAGCCTGACTTAAGTATTTTATCAATTAGTGTTTTAGCTTATCGAGAAGATTATGGTGGTGAAATTGCCAGTAAACGTTGGTTGAAGCAATTTGATGGAAAAAATAATCCAGATAACATGAGGTTTGGGGATGATATTCAGAGTATTTCGGGAGCAACATTATCTGCACGTTCATTAACTCAAGATGTTCAAGAAATCACTAAAAACATTCAATTTTTAAAAACTAAAGGAATTATTTAA
- a CDS encoding anthranilate synthase component I family protein codes for MKKKFTCYTKKVYADQITPISAYLNIRGLFAGSFLLESSEIDDKQNARSIICANPIAGIELKANSLKTSFGNETETKSVEKIESIQQELHQFFSSFEIENTYEGLNGFFGYQSFESVRYFETKKANLCPVVDETIPILDYRLFQYVICFNHFNNEIHFIENATNNQASTLEKIASEVLTKRSTTYPFSLKEKETAFDTEQEFIEKVKTAQAHCQKGDVFQLVLSRKFKVGYHGDEFNVYRALRHINPSPYLFYFDYGSFKIFGSSPEAQIRIADNEALINPIAGTFKRTGDKHQDEQLGLKLLDDKKETAEHSMLVDLARNDLNRHCTNVEVSEYKSIKFFSHVIHMVSTVKGKLGKGANGIDILADTFPAGTLSGAPKVRAIQLLAEIEKDPRSFYGGSIGFIDFNGEINQAIIIRSFLAKNNEIFYRAGAGVVLKSNPTNELQEVNNKLAALRKALVEAQNF; via the coding sequence ATGAAAAAAAAATTTACATGTTACACCAAAAAGGTGTACGCCGATCAAATAACTCCAATAAGTGCTTACCTCAACATTAGAGGTTTGTTTGCAGGGAGTTTTTTATTAGAAAGCTCAGAAATAGACGACAAACAAAACGCGCGTTCTATTATTTGTGCCAACCCCATTGCAGGTATTGAGTTAAAAGCAAACTCACTTAAAACCTCTTTTGGAAATGAAACTGAAACAAAATCTGTAGAAAAAATTGAATCCATTCAACAAGAACTTCATCAGTTTTTTAGCTCCTTCGAAATAGAAAATACCTACGAAGGCTTGAATGGCTTTTTCGGTTATCAATCGTTTGAATCGGTTAGGTATTTCGAAACTAAAAAAGCCAACCTTTGCCCAGTTGTTGATGAAACCATCCCTATTTTAGATTACCGTTTGTTTCAATACGTGATTTGTTTCAACCACTTTAACAACGAAATACATTTTATTGAAAATGCCACCAACAACCAAGCTTCTACCTTAGAGAAAATAGCTTCGGAAGTGTTAACAAAACGCAGTACTACCTACCCTTTTAGTTTAAAAGAAAAAGAAACGGCATTCGACACCGAGCAAGAATTTATTGAAAAAGTAAAAACCGCTCAAGCTCATTGCCAAAAAGGTGATGTCTTCCAACTGGTGTTATCCAGAAAATTTAAGGTGGGTTACCATGGCGATGAATTCAATGTGTACAGGGCTTTACGCCACATCAATCCATCGCCCTATTTGTTTTATTTCGATTACGGTTCATTTAAAATATTTGGTTCTTCGCCCGAAGCTCAAATACGCATTGCTGACAACGAAGCATTGATTAACCCTATTGCAGGAACTTTTAAACGAACAGGCGACAAACACCAAGACGAACAATTGGGTTTAAAATTGTTGGACGACAAAAAGGAAACTGCCGAACATTCGATGTTGGTAGATTTAGCTCGAAACGATTTAAACAGACATTGCACCAATGTTGAAGTTTCTGAATACAAATCCATCAAGTTTTTTAGTCACGTTATACACATGGTATCTACCGTTAAAGGTAAATTGGGTAAAGGAGCAAATGGCATTGATATTTTAGCCGACACCTTTCCAGCAGGAACGTTATCTGGCGCACCAAAAGTAAGAGCGATACAACTGCTTGCCGAAATAGAAAAAGACCCGCGAAGCTTTTATGGTGGTAGCATAGGTTTTATCGATTTTAATGGTGAAATCAATCAAGCCATTATTATCCGTTCGTTTTTAGCGAAAAACAACGAAATATTTTACCGTGCTGGTGCAGGAGTGGTACTCAAATCAAATCCAACAAATGAATTACAAGAAGTAAACAACAAACTTGCTGCACTAAGAAAAGCCTTGGTTGAAGCACAAAATTTTTAA
- a CDS encoding aminodeoxychorismate/anthranilate synthase component II → MRLLMLDNYDSFTYNLVQLIKDHSTIAVDVYRNDEISLQEVNQYDKIVLSPGPGLPSNSGILCDIIKTYQHSKAIFGVCLGMQAIGEVFGAKLINLPEPLHGVSTPVKHNNSFLFKGVPETFNVGRYHSWAVDAKTISKDFIISAEDENGIVMAIEHRQLNISGVQFHPESILTEHGKTILTNFLNY, encoded by the coding sequence ATGCGATTATTAATGTTAGACAATTACGATTCATTCACCTACAATTTGGTGCAATTAATCAAAGACCATTCAACCATAGCAGTTGATGTATATAGAAACGATGAAATTTCCTTGCAAGAGGTCAACCAATACGACAAAATTGTGCTTTCTCCGGGTCCTGGTTTGCCAAGCAATTCTGGTATTTTGTGCGATATCATTAAAACCTATCAGCACAGCAAAGCCATATTTGGAGTTTGTTTGGGCATGCAAGCCATTGGTGAGGTTTTCGGGGCTAAACTAATCAACTTACCAGAACCTTTGCATGGTGTTTCAACTCCAGTTAAACACAATAACAGCTTTTTGTTTAAAGGTGTTCCTGAAACGTTTAATGTGGGTAGATACCACTCTTGGGCTGTAGATGCTAAAACAATTTCTAAGGATTTTATTATTAGTGCAGAAGATGAAAATGGAATTGTAATGGCTATCGAACACCGACAGCTAAACATTAGTGGCGTTCAATTCCATCCAGAAAGTATTTTAACCGAACATGGAAAAACCATTTTGACCAACTTTTTAAACTATTAA
- a CDS encoding SRPBCC domain-containing protein codes for MENISVNVKDTIVSSIETIYQSIIQAEKLCGYFTTKSSGNLQEGKIITWEFENNYKTDIYEIKLTPNKQINFTWGTTGSSTTVEIVLTSINETLTKIDITESSYPFDEKGVKTALGQTQGWTDFICSLKAYLYANINLRKGR; via the coding sequence ATGGAAAATATATCGGTTAATGTTAAAGATACTATTGTAAGTTCAATTGAAACCATTTACCAATCTATTATACAAGCTGAAAAGCTTTGTGGCTATTTTACCACCAAATCGAGTGGTAATTTACAAGAAGGTAAGATCATTACTTGGGAGTTTGAAAACAATTATAAAACTGACATTTACGAAATTAAACTAACCCCAAACAAGCAAATTAATTTTACTTGGGGTACAACGGGTAGTTCTACAACGGTAGAAATTGTTTTAACCTCAATAAACGAAACACTTACAAAAATTGATATAACCGAAAGTTCTTACCCATTTGATGAAAAAGGAGTTAAAACTGCTTTAGGTCAAACCCAAGGCTGGACAGATTTTATCTGCTCTTTAAAAGCCTATTTGTATGCCAATATTAATTTAAGAAAAGGGAGATAA
- a CDS encoding dihydrofolate reductase, protein MSERKLILYISMSVDGFLATNDDDLSWLSIVEKEGEDYGYHEFTKGVDTYIVGRKTYKIIKELMQGEFPQAKQYKCYVITRQQLENKDGVEFYNGNIEDLVQKLKQEKGANIYCDGGGEIVKLLMEKNLIDEYIISVIPTILGDGKRLFIGGINPLKLKAISSNYFDSGLIQLRYEKK, encoded by the coding sequence ATGAGTGAACGAAAATTAATTTTATACATCAGCATGAGTGTGGATGGCTTTTTAGCTACTAACGATGATGATTTATCTTGGTTATCGATAGTAGAAAAAGAAGGCGAAGATTACGGCTATCATGAATTTACAAAAGGTGTTGATACCTATATTGTTGGAAGAAAAACCTACAAAATTATAAAAGAATTGATGCAGGGAGAGTTCCCTCAAGCAAAACAATACAAGTGTTATGTTATAACCCGACAACAACTGGAAAATAAAGATGGCGTTGAATTTTACAATGGAAATATTGAAGATTTAGTGCAAAAATTAAAACAAGAAAAAGGAGCAAACATTTATTGCGACGGCGGTGGTGAAATTGTAAAATTGTTGATGGAGAAAAACTTAATTGACGAATACATCATATCTGTTATACCAACCATTTTGGGTGATGGCAAGCGTTTATTTATTGGAGGCATCAACCCGTTAAAACTAAAAGCCATATCGAGCAACTATTTTGATAGTGGACTAATTCAATTGAGATACGAGAAAAAATAA
- a CDS encoding DUF3667 domain-containing protein, which yields MKTCLNCNNKFEGNYCNNCGQKDIEVRITLKMIFTDFAKTYFSVDTTVYKTLIGLISHPGQLINDYLAGKRKLYFAPFQFFLLFMTIYLLTLNYFGDGIFEMFGRGIQSDNQTAIKNVEVIQAFVRKNLNLLYFVLTPVLAYFIKVFFKKNKFNFAETLIFSFYIVGVGAFLSTFVAFISLYSSKLFILKAAIILGYFPFAIAKFTNQTGFLGFMKSFFTVLLSYIVFLSFVVLLGTLYVFFFLKQ from the coding sequence ATGAAAACGTGTTTAAATTGTAACAATAAATTTGAAGGTAATTACTGTAATAATTGCGGGCAAAAAGATATTGAGGTTAGAATTACTTTAAAAATGATTTTTACAGATTTTGCAAAAACTTATTTTTCTGTTGATACCACCGTATATAAAACCTTAATTGGGTTAATTTCTCATCCTGGACAATTAATTAACGATTACCTAGCAGGAAAACGAAAACTTTATTTTGCACCCTTTCAGTTTTTCTTACTATTCATGACCATTTATTTACTAACACTAAACTATTTTGGCGATGGTATTTTTGAGATGTTTGGCAGGGGCATTCAATCTGACAATCAAACAGCTATTAAAAATGTAGAAGTTATTCAAGCTTTTGTTAGAAAAAACCTAAATCTGCTTTATTTCGTTCTTACTCCCGTATTAGCTTACTTTATAAAGGTTTTTTTTAAAAAGAATAAATTCAATTTTGCCGAAACCTTAATTTTTTCGTTTTACATTGTTGGTGTAGGAGCTTTTCTATCTACTTTTGTAGCCTTTATCAGCTTGTACTCTTCTAAGTTATTTATTTTAAAAGCTGCTATAATTCTTGGGTATTTCCCTTTTGCCATTGCTAAATTTACCAATCAAACAGGTTTTTTAGGGTTTATGAAGTCCTTTTTTACTGTATTGTTGAGTTATATTGTTTTCTTGTCGTTTGTTGTTTTATTAGGAACCCTTTATGTATTCTTCTTTCTGAAACAATAA
- a CDS encoding transposase, with the protein METGKYYHIYNRANGFENLFMNEGNYDFFLSKIDLYLSPILNVYAYCLMPNHFHLLVKIKSEEGLKQFINNEDQSSSRFQTWEMFIQYFISKQFANLFSSYTQSFNKQQNRTGSLFQKGFKHKEIVSEEYLKELILYIHCNPVHHGFVEDFSQWENSSYSKFLDLASQTAVEKEVINYFGDMVNFQACHQDKNEFNLIKNLVIE; encoded by the coding sequence ATGGAAACAGGAAAATATTACCATATTTACAATAGAGCTAATGGTTTTGAAAACTTGTTTATGAATGAGGGTAATTATGATTTTTTTCTTAGCAAAATAGACTTGTACCTATCGCCTATATTAAATGTTTATGCATATTGTTTAATGCCGAATCATTTTCATTTGTTGGTCAAAATAAAGTCCGAAGAAGGATTAAAACAGTTTATTAATAACGAAGATCAAAGCTCTTCAAGGTTTCAAACGTGGGAAATGTTTATTCAATACTTCATATCAAAACAATTTGCTAATTTATTTAGTAGTTATACTCAATCATTTAATAAACAACAAAATAGAACAGGAAGCCTATTTCAGAAAGGTTTTAAACATAAAGAGATTGTTTCAGAAGAATACTTAAAAGAACTCATTCTGTATATTCATTGCAATCCTGTTCATCATGGTTTTGTAGAAGATTTTAGCCAATGGGAAAATTCATCTTATTCAAAATTTTTAGATTTAGCGAGTCAAACTGCTGTAGAAAAAGAAGTCATTAATTATTTTGGAGATATGGTTAATTTTCAAGCCTGTCATCAGGATAAAAATGAATTTAATTTGATTAAAAATTTGGTGATAGAATAA
- a CDS encoding transglycosylase domain-containing protein produces MSIDFKQLSNTLLLFFSNNNKVLIKTLKYVALVFVALLLLFFVFRNTLLNYFLNQQVANFSEKYNMSIEVQEAAFSGFKSVSVTNISIAKNSESEKLLHIGSVNATVNLLDLIKAQIRFSSLSIDTLNVVLYKDHERDNFSFLLKSNEEEKQEKKTSSIDYAETLNNLLNLAFEAVPSDFLVNEFNVKINYDSLNLKVNTPSISIQEQLFKSEFTLIENNDTSLWHIEGNIDNVQKNVQVKYYSDQKGIVFPLLKQQLNLTLSCDTMYYSLTDFKFNNGQLHLNGVAQIHDFAINHWRISPKTVELKSFEVNYHLTVGNNYVQVDSTSLVAINKLHFTPYLKVGFDKYKTFALKINTSKMESKDFFESLPTGLFTNLEGIKTSGQLQYSLDFNFDTQHPENLIFSSTLTPDKLKILGYGATNLSKLNEEFNYTVYDGDRMIRSFLVGPSNPNYTPLSNISVYFQNALMSSEDGSFYHHKGFNEKRFGQSIAENYKQKRFVRGASTISMQLVKNVFLRRNKTVARKIEEAIIVWLIENNRLVSKARMYEVYLNVIEFGPNVYGIGEASNFYFSKKPADLTIEESIFLAMIVPRPKWFMYHFNENGLLKENTQNYFNVISGHLVSKGIITPDQQQTNVAKVILAPLAKSYVVEKDTTQQNIVEEEILQTVD; encoded by the coding sequence ATGAGCATTGATTTTAAGCAGTTAAGTAATACCCTGTTGTTGTTTTTTAGCAATAACAACAAGGTGTTGATTAAAACATTAAAGTACGTTGCTTTGGTGTTTGTTGCATTGTTGCTGCTGTTTTTTGTGTTTAGAAACACCCTGCTAAATTATTTTTTAAACCAGCAAGTCGCTAATTTTTCGGAAAAGTACAACATGAGCATTGAGGTGCAAGAAGCTGCTTTTTCTGGGTTTAAATCGGTTAGTGTTACCAACATTTCTATTGCTAAAAACAGCGAAAGTGAAAAGCTGCTACATATTGGTTCGGTTAACGCTACGGTTAATTTATTGGATTTAATCAAAGCGCAAATCAGGTTTTCTAGCCTTAGTATCGATACCTTAAATGTGGTGTTGTATAAAGACCATGAACGTGATAATTTTTCTTTTTTATTGAAAAGCAACGAAGAAGAGAAACAGGAGAAAAAAACCTCGTCAATTGATTATGCTGAAACCTTAAACAATTTGTTAAACTTGGCTTTTGAAGCGGTTCCTTCCGATTTTTTGGTGAATGAATTCAACGTGAAAATAAACTACGACAGTTTAAATTTAAAGGTAAACACTCCAAGCATATCAATACAAGAACAGCTTTTTAAAAGTGAATTTACTTTGATAGAAAACAATGATACCAGCCTTTGGCACATTGAAGGTAATATTGATAATGTTCAAAAAAATGTACAAGTCAAATATTATTCCGACCAAAAAGGGATTGTTTTCCCATTGCTAAAACAACAGTTAAATTTAACCTTGAGTTGCGATACCATGTATTACAGTTTAACTGATTTTAAGTTTAATAACGGACAGTTGCATTTAAACGGTGTAGCACAAATCCACGATTTTGCTATAAATCATTGGCGTATTTCACCAAAAACAGTGGAGCTAAAATCGTTTGAAGTCAATTATCATTTAACCGTTGGCAATAATTATGTTCAGGTAGATAGTACAAGTTTGGTTGCGATTAACAAGCTTCATTTTACACCTTATTTAAAAGTAGGTTTCGACAAGTATAAAACCTTTGCGTTAAAGATAAACACCTCAAAAATGGAATCGAAAGACTTTTTCGAATCATTACCAACGGGGCTTTTCACCAATTTAGAAGGAATAAAAACATCGGGTCAATTGCAGTATAGCCTCGATTTTAATTTTGATACTCAACACCCTGAAAATTTAATTTTTAGCTCAACGTTAACACCCGATAAACTGAAAATATTGGGTTATGGGGCGACTAACTTATCAAAACTGAACGAAGAGTTTAATTATACTGTTTATGATGGAGACAGGATGATTCGAAGCTTTTTGGTTGGTCCATCAAACCCAAATTATACGCCGTTGAGTAATATTAGTGTGTATTTCCAAAATGCGTTAATGTCGTCGGAAGATGGTAGTTTTTATCACCACAAAGGGTTTAATGAAAAACGTTTTGGGCAATCGATTGCTGAGAATTACAAACAAAAACGATTTGTACGTGGGGCAAGTACCATTTCCATGCAGTTGGTTAAAAATGTGTTTTTACGCCGCAACAAAACCGTTGCTCGTAAAATTGAAGAAGCCATTATTGTTTGGTTGATAGAAAACAATCGTTTGGTGAGTAAGGCTAGAATGTATGAGGTGTATTTGAATGTGATTGAGTTTGGACCAAATGTTTACGGGATAGGAGAGGCTTCAAACTTTTATTTCAGTAAAAAACCAGCCGATTTAACCATAGAAGAAAGTATTTTCTTGGCAATGATTGTTCCACGACCCAAGTGGTTCATGTATCATTTTAATGAGAATGGTTTGTTAAAAGAAAACACCCAGAATTATTTTAATGTCATCAGTGGGCATTTAGTAAGTAAAGGAATTATTACGCCCGACCAACAACAAACCAATGTCGCAAAAGTGATATTAGCGCCTTTAGCTAAAAGTTATGTGGTAGAAAAAGATACTACGCAACAAAATATTGTTGAGGAAGAAATTTTACAAACGGTAGATTAA
- a CDS encoding PIG-L family deacetylase, whose translation MRKLIILPLLLIACFVQAQMPHQESSAEIFQKIKKLDVLGNVLYLAAHPDDENTRFIAYCANEKLYNTAYLSLTRGDGGQNLIGTEIREQLGIIRTQELLAARRTDGGQQFFTRANDFGYSKDAEETLEIWDKEKVLSDVVWTIRKFKPDVIVCRFPPDGRGGHGHHTSSALLGIEAFEMAADKTKFPEQLQYVDTWQAKRIVMNTGRWWNDKISANDSGVVAENIGVYNKVLGTSYNELAARSRTMHKSQGFGSTGTRGEMEEYFEHLKGQQAEKSLFEGVDGSWNRVADSKTVQTLVKDIINTYNIAKPENSITKLIQLKTALLKLKDDFWRKKKLHEIDALVKACAGLYLEATAKSYSAINGDSVEVEFELISRSFNDLKLKRIVNAQNLEIEEFNLPLTINKVTTFKRKIYIKNFPISQPYWLVKEGTLGTYTVDDQLMIGVPENYPALFFSADFEIDGLELNYSLPVVYKKNDPVKGETYRPFVITPPAFLNIEKPVYVFSSYFEKEIEVVIKSQKDDAVGEVKFTAPKGWTVTPSTMKINLPKNESEQRIKIKVAPTKGAEQGELKASISIDGVSYSNALKTIEYDHIPTQVYMPEAKSQLSFIPIEKTGNKIGYIAGAGDVVPDALREIGYEVVELNESDLLPEKLKYYQAIIFGIRALNTIDRVDFYMKPLLEYCKNGGNLIVQYNTAHALKTSNFSPYPLKLGRDRVTDETAEVRFLLPNHSVLNSPNKITATDFENWTQERGLYFPSEWDENYQAIFSMNDKGEEPKNSSLLVAKYGKGNYVYSGISFFRQLPEGVPGAYRLLVNLISLKQ comes from the coding sequence ATGCGAAAACTTATTATTCTACCCTTATTATTGATAGCTTGTTTTGTTCAAGCTCAAATGCCACATCAAGAGTCGTCGGCAGAAATTTTTCAAAAAATAAAAAAGTTAGATGTACTGGGTAATGTACTATATTTGGCGGCTCATCCAGACGATGAAAATACTCGTTTTATAGCTTATTGTGCGAACGAGAAATTGTACAACACAGCATATTTATCCCTAACTAGAGGCGATGGTGGACAAAATTTAATTGGTACAGAAATTCGTGAGCAATTGGGTATAATAAGAACTCAAGAATTGTTAGCTGCTCGAAGAACAGATGGAGGTCAACAATTTTTTACGCGAGCAAATGATTTTGGATATTCGAAAGATGCTGAAGAAACCCTTGAGATTTGGGACAAAGAAAAAGTGTTGAGCGATGTGGTTTGGACCATTCGTAAGTTTAAACCCGATGTAATTGTTTGTCGGTTTCCACCTGATGGGAGAGGAGGTCATGGACATCACACTTCTTCAGCCCTGTTGGGGATAGAAGCTTTTGAAATGGCTGCCGATAAAACCAAGTTCCCAGAGCAATTACAATATGTAGATACTTGGCAAGCCAAACGTATTGTGATGAATACAGGACGTTGGTGGAATGATAAGATTTCAGCAAACGATTCGGGAGTAGTTGCTGAAAACATTGGAGTTTATAACAAAGTGTTGGGAACATCTTATAATGAGTTGGCTGCACGCAGCAGAACCATGCACAAAAGTCAAGGTTTTGGTTCTACGGGTACTCGTGGCGAAATGGAAGAATACTTCGAGCATTTAAAAGGACAACAAGCCGAAAAATCTCTTTTTGAAGGTGTTGATGGTTCTTGGAATAGAGTGGCGGATAGTAAAACCGTTCAAACCTTGGTTAAAGATATTATTAATACCTACAACATTGCTAAACCTGAAAATAGTATTACAAAACTGATACAACTCAAAACAGCCTTATTGAAACTAAAAGATGATTTTTGGAGAAAGAAAAAACTCCACGAAATTGATGCTCTGGTAAAAGCTTGTGCAGGTTTGTATCTAGAAGCTACAGCAAAATCGTATTCAGCAATAAATGGCGATTCGGTTGAGGTTGAATTTGAGTTGATTTCGAGAAGTTTTAATGACTTGAAATTGAAACGTATTGTTAATGCTCAAAATCTTGAAATTGAAGAATTTAATTTGCCTCTGACAATAAATAAGGTAACTACCTTTAAGAGAAAAATTTATATCAAAAATTTTCCAATCAGTCAGCCGTATTGGTTGGTTAAAGAAGGAACATTGGGAACCTATACAGTGGATGACCAATTAATGATTGGTGTTCCTGAAAATTATCCAGCACTATTTTTTAGTGCCGATTTTGAAATTGATGGATTGGAATTGAACTACTCACTGCCAGTAGTGTATAAAAAAAACGACCCAGTTAAAGGCGAAACTTACAGGCCGTTTGTAATTACTCCACCAGCGTTTTTAAACATCGAAAAACCAGTTTACGTGTTCTCTTCTTATTTCGAAAAAGAAATTGAAGTGGTGATTAAATCTCAAAAAGATGACGCAGTTGGAGAGGTGAAATTTACTGCTCCAAAAGGGTGGACGGTTACTCCTTCAACAATGAAAATAAACTTGCCGAAAAACGAATCAGAGCAACGCATTAAAATTAAAGTTGCACCAACAAAAGGAGCAGAGCAAGGTGAGTTAAAAGCCAGCATTAGTATTGATGGTGTGTCTTATTCAAATGCACTTAAAACCATTGAATACGACCATATTCCTACGCAAGTGTATATGCCCGAAGCCAAATCACAATTGAGTTTTATTCCGATTGAAAAAACAGGAAATAAAATAGGATACATTGCCGGTGCTGGCGATGTTGTTCCTGATGCTTTGCGTGAAATAGGTTATGAAGTGGTAGAACTAAACGAAAGCGATTTGTTGCCAGAAAAGCTAAAATATTACCAAGCCATTATTTTTGGAATTAGAGCATTAAACACCATTGATAGAGTTGATTTTTACATGAAACCCTTGTTGGAGTACTGCAAAAATGGAGGTAACTTGATTGTACAATACAATACTGCTCATGCCTTAAAAACAAGCAATTTCTCTCCTTATCCATTAAAATTGGGTAGAGATAGAGTAACTGACGAAACTGCTGAGGTTCGTTTTTTATTGCCGAATCATTCAGTGTTAAACTCTCCCAATAAAATAACCGCTACTGATTTTGAAAATTGGACACAGGAACGTGGCTTGTATTTTCCATCAGAATGGGATGAAAACTACCAAGCCATTTTTAGCATGAACGATAAAGGTGAAGAACCCAAAAACAGTTCGTTGTTGGTAGCAAAATACGGTAAAGGAAATTACGTGTATTCGGGCATTTCGTTTTTCCGACAATTGCCTGAAGGCGTTCCGGGAGCATATCGTTTGTTGGTAAACTTAATTAGCTTAAAACAGTAG